Within the Oscillospiraceae bacterium genome, the region GCGTCGACGAGTTCCAACATAAAGTGTTTGAAGCCGATAAGACCGACGCCGGGAGCCGCCGGAAGATCTGGCATGAGCTTGAGCAAAAATATCTGCCGTGGCGCGATTACGACGGGTTCGATTTCCTCGAAGAGGGCGGTTTCTGGATGCAGAAACAGCACATCTTCCTCTATCCGTTTTACTATATCGACTACTCGCTTGCCGCGATGGGCGCTTTCGAGTTTTATCAGAAGATGCTCGCCGACCGAAAAGCCGCCTGGGAGGGCTATCTCAACCTCTGCAAAGCCGGTGGAAGCAAGGGCTATTTCGAACTGCTGAAACTGGCCGGATTGTCCAACCCCTTTGAGGAGGGGACGGTTCAGAAGATCGTCGAAACCGTGATGGACGAGATCGGCAAAGCTGAGAAGCAATATTCAAAATGAGAATTTTGGGCATCGATCCGGGCTATGCGACCGTCGGGACCGGCATCGTGGATTATTGCAATCCGAAATTCTGTCTGGTCGGCTACGGCGCGGTGCTGACGCCGCCGGGGATTTTGATGCAGCGGCGGCTGGAGATGATCTACGACGAGCTGACGGAGCTGATCGTAAAATATCAGCCCGACTGCGCCGCCGTCGAGGAGCTCTTTTTCACGAATAACTCCAAGACCGCCATTGCCGTGGCGCAGGCGCGCGGCGTCGTATGTCTGGCATTGCAAAAGAGCGGAACGCCGATGTTCGAATATACGCCTTTACAGGTCAAATCGTCGGTCACGGGCTACGGAAAAGCCGAAAAAGCACAGGTCATGGAGATGACGCGGATGATACTCGGGATGGAAAAAGCCGCAAAACCCGACGACGCCGCCGACGCGCTGGCGCTGGCCGTCTGCCACGCCCATTCATCGGGGTCCGCCATCGCCGCCATTTACCGCAATCACAAATAAACGTGTGTTAGAAAAATAGATTTATCAAACGCACTACGAGAGGATGGCTATCCATAGATGTTTTATTGCCTCAACGGAACCCTGATTCATAAAGACACCTCAAGCGCCGTGATCGACTGCGGCGGCGTAGGGTTTTTGTGCCACTGCTCGCTGAACACGGTCAAAAAGCTGCCGAAAATCGATGAAAACGCCTTTTTGTTCACGCATCTTTGCGTCAAAGAGGACGCGTTGGATTTATACGGCTTCGCCGATCATGCGGAACTCGACTGTTTTAAACTTTTGATCGGCATCTCGGGCGTCGGCGCGAAATCGGCGCTCTCGGTGCTTTCGGAACTTGACAGCGACAAATTCGCGCTGTGCATCGCGGCGGGGGATTATAAACGCTTGCAAAAAGCGCAGGGCATCGGTCAAAAGACCGCCCAGCGCATCGTGTTGGAACTCAAAGACAAGGTCGGCGGGGTCGGCGGGACAAACGCGGAACTGATCGAAGCCATCACCGCAGAGACCGGAAACGCGATGGAAGAAGCCATCGCGGCGCTGGTTTCGCTCGGTTACGGAAGAACCGACGCGGCGGCGGTTGTGGCGAAATATGACCGGAATATGCCGGTCGAGGACATGATCCGCCACGGTCTGAAAGAACTCTCCGGGAAGTTTTAAAGTTTGAAGATTCTTTATCGAACTTATCTGCGAAAGGACGGTCCAATCAATGCCCTTTAACGACCATTTCGAAAACGAATTCGAAGACCGCTTCGTCAGCCCTGTGAGCCAGGGCGAGGAAGTCGACAACGACAACAAGCTGCGCCCGAAAACGCTGCTCGAATATATCGGCCAGACCACCGCGAAGGAAAATCTCGCGGTCTTTATCGAGGCGGCGAAAAAACGCGCCGAACCGCTCGACCACTGCCTGTTATACGGCCCTCCGGGTCTCGGGAAAACCACGCTGGCTTGCATTATCGCAAATGAATTAGGGGTTAATATCCGCGTGACCTCGGGCCCCGCGATCGAGCGCCCGGGCGATCTTGCGGCGCTGCTCACCAACCTCGCGGCGGGTGATGTGCTGTTCATCGACGAGATTCACCGCCTCTCCCGCAGCGTCGAGGAGGTTTTATATCCCGCGATGGAGGACTACGGGCTCGACATCATCATCGGAAAAGGCCCGGCGGCGCGCTCCATCCGGGTCGATCTGCAAAAATTCACGCTGATCGGCGCGACCACCAGAGCCGGACAGCTGACTTCACCGCTGCGCGACCGGTTCGGCATCAATCTGCGCCTTGAACTCTATACCAAAGAGGAACTCTGCGCCATCGTCACCCGCAGCGCCGGGATTTTGGGCATTCCCTGCGACCGCAGCGGAGCCGTCGAGATCGCCGGACGAAGCAGAGGGACGCCGCGTATCGCAAACCGCCTGTTAAAACGCCTGCGCGATTTCGCGGAAGTCGAGGGCGAAGGCGTGATCGACAAAAAGCTCGCCGATATGGCGCTTTCCCGCCTGGAAATCGACGAACTCGGTTTGGATACCATCGACCGCAGAATGTTAAAACTGATCGTCACCTCCTACGGCGGCGGCCCGGTCGGCCTTGAGACCCTTGCGGCGGCGGTCGGCGAAGAATCCATCACCCTTGAAGACGTCTACGAGCCGTATCTGATGCAGATCGGATTTTTATCCCGCACCCCGCGCGGCAGATGCATCACCCCGGCGGCCTGCCGTCATCTCGGCATTCAAATGCCCGGCAATTCAATGCCCGGCCAACAATCATTACTATGAGAATTGCGAACGAACACACCGAATACAAACTGCTCGACGCGTCGGGCGGGGAACGCCTCGAAGATTGGAACGGGGTTGTTTTGATTCGCCCCGACCCTCAGGTACTCTGGAATACGCCGAAAACCGACTCCCGCTGGAAAACGGCGGCGGCGCGCTATGTGCGCTCGAGCACCGGCGGCGGTTCGTGGGAAATGCGCCAAAAAGTCCCCGACGTCTGGCAGATGCGCTATAAGGATTTAAAATTTAATCTCAAGCCGATGGGCTTTAAGCACACCGGCGTATTTCCCGAACAGGCCGTCAACTGGGATCTGAGCCGGAAGATCATCGCCAAAGCGGACAAGCCGTTTCCGGTGCTGAATCTGTTTGCTTACACCGGCGGCGCGACGCTGGCCTGTTTGGCCGAAGGCGCGGAA harbors:
- the ruvC gene encoding crossover junction endodeoxyribonuclease RuvC, with amino-acid sequence MRILGIDPGYATVGTGIVDYCNPKFCLVGYGAVLTPPGILMQRRLEMIYDELTELIVKYQPDCAAVEELFFTNNSKTAIAVAQARGVVCLALQKSGTPMFEYTPLQVKSSVTGYGKAEKAQVMEMTRMILGMEKAAKPDDAADALALAVCHAHSSGSAIAAIYRNHK
- the ruvA gene encoding Holliday junction branch migration protein RuvA — its product is MFYCLNGTLIHKDTSSAVIDCGGVGFLCHCSLNTVKKLPKIDENAFLFTHLCVKEDALDLYGFADHAELDCFKLLIGISGVGAKSALSVLSELDSDKFALCIAAGDYKRLQKAQGIGQKTAQRIVLELKDKVGGVGGTNAELIEAITAETGNAMEEAIAALVSLGYGRTDAAAVVAKYDRNMPVEDMIRHGLKELSGKF
- the ruvB gene encoding Holliday junction branch migration DNA helicase RuvB; translated protein: MPFNDHFENEFEDRFVSPVSQGEEVDNDNKLRPKTLLEYIGQTTAKENLAVFIEAAKKRAEPLDHCLLYGPPGLGKTTLACIIANELGVNIRVTSGPAIERPGDLAALLTNLAAGDVLFIDEIHRLSRSVEEVLYPAMEDYGLDIIIGKGPAARSIRVDLQKFTLIGATTRAGQLTSPLRDRFGINLRLELYTKEELCAIVTRSAGILGIPCDRSGAVEIAGRSRGTPRIANRLLKRLRDFAEVEGEGVIDKKLADMALSRLEIDELGLDTIDRRMLKLIVTSYGGGPVGLETLAAAVGEESITLEDVYEPYLMQIGFLSRTPRGRCITPAACRHLGIQMPGNSMPGQQSLL